In Microaerobacter geothermalis, a single genomic region encodes these proteins:
- a CDS encoding SDR family oxidoreductase: MNKRCEDIPLLEREKYHEKYQKRIFVLSGTLTENLFGWSHDLYDELDHTIVIIHSAANVKHYGEYQDFYDINVKGTKRLLDFAKTLASPQGQ, translated from the coding sequence ATGAACAAAAGATGTGAAGATATCCCATTGTTGGAAAGGGAGAAATACCATGAAAAATACCAAAAAAGGATATTTGTTTTAAGTGGAACCCTTACTGAGAATCTTTTCGGTTGGTCCCATGATTTGTACGATGAGCTTGACCATACAATTGTGATTATTCATTCGGCGGCCAATGTAAAGCATTACGGAGAATATCAGGATTTTTATGATATCAATGTAAAAGGGACTAAAAGGCTGCTGGACTTTGCGAAAACATTAGCTTCGCCTCAGGGGCAATAG